A stretch of the Streptomyces sp. NBC_01428 genome encodes the following:
- a CDS encoding HpcH/HpaI aldolase/citrate lyase family protein produces the protein MRHFGHITPEERQRLFHREPGVFTADSPARVLAAALGATLYSPATRPQLADDIVKQTTRGVVSMVLCLEDSIDDSEVVGAEENLVRQFTDLAARPDTGETPLLFVRVRHPEQIPDLVRRLGPAVRLLSGFVMPKFTEERGMPFLEALASAEASSGRRLFAMPVLESPELLYRESRVETLEGISRAVDKYRERVLALRLGVTDFCSSYGLRRAPDMTAYDVQVVASVIADVVNMLGRADGTGFTVTGPVWEYFRVQERMFKPQLRRSPFLEGQAEELRETLIEHAMDGLLREIALDQANGLMGKTCIHPSHVLPVHALSVVSHEEFSDAQDILRPERGGGGVLRSAYTNKMNEVKPHRAWAERTLLRAEVFGVAHEDIGFVELLTAGLPE, from the coding sequence ATGCGTCATTTCGGTCACATCACCCCGGAAGAGCGGCAGCGCCTCTTCCACCGCGAGCCCGGCGTCTTCACGGCCGACTCGCCGGCCCGCGTCCTCGCCGCCGCCCTCGGGGCCACCCTGTACAGCCCGGCCACCCGACCGCAGCTCGCCGACGACATCGTCAAGCAGACCACGCGGGGCGTTGTCTCGATGGTGCTGTGCCTGGAGGACTCGATCGACGACTCCGAGGTCGTGGGCGCCGAGGAGAACCTGGTCCGCCAGTTCACCGACCTGGCCGCACGCCCCGACACCGGAGAGACCCCGCTGCTGTTCGTGCGGGTCCGCCACCCCGAACAGATCCCCGACCTCGTGCGGCGCCTCGGCCCCGCCGTCCGGCTGCTCTCCGGATTCGTGATGCCGAAGTTCACCGAGGAGCGCGGCATGCCGTTCCTGGAGGCCCTCGCCTCCGCCGAGGCCTCCAGCGGCCGCCGGCTCTTCGCCATGCCGGTCCTGGAGTCCCCCGAGCTGCTCTACCGCGAGTCACGCGTGGAGACCCTGGAGGGCATCTCCCGCGCCGTCGACAAGTACCGCGAGCGCGTCCTCGCCCTGCGCCTCGGCGTCACCGACTTCTGCTCCTCGTACGGCCTGCGCCGGGCCCCCGACATGACGGCGTACGACGTGCAGGTCGTCGCCTCCGTGATCGCCGACGTGGTGAACATGCTGGGCCGGGCCGACGGCACCGGCTTCACCGTGACCGGACCCGTCTGGGAGTACTTCCGGGTCCAGGAGCGCATGTTCAAGCCGCAGCTGCGCCGCAGCCCCTTCCTGGAGGGGCAGGCGGAGGAGCTGCGCGAGACACTGATCGAGCACGCCATGGACGGTCTGCTGCGTGAGATCGCTCTCGACCAGGCCAACGGCCTGATGGGCAAGACCTGCATCCACCCGTCGCACGTGCTGCCCGTGCACGCGCTGTCCGTGGTCAGTCACGAGGAGTTCAGTGACGCGCAGGACATCCTGCGGCCGGAGCGCGGCGGCGGAGGCGTCCTGAGGTCGGCGTACACGAACAAGATGAACGAGGTGAAGCCGCATCGCGCCTGGGCGGAGCGCACCCTGCTGCGCGCCGAGGTCTTCGGGGTCGCCCACGAGGACATCGGCTTCGTCGAGCTGCTCACCGCCGGACTGCCCGAGTGA
- a CDS encoding phosphoribosyltransferase, translating to MNTPAQDPNDPARPAGPDVPDLPSGASAPDGGQGQGAVPDAPWTGSWVAERLGVELVGDERLSGMLGLALRRNPKRAHLLVSNVLGKHVPQSPSVVHGQGVALGRRVRDLLGTEEAREAVVLGYAETATGLGHSVADGVGVAPYLHSTRRPVAGVARAGGFEEAHSHATSHLLLPEHPDLLAGPGPLILVDDEFSTGNTVLNTIRDLHERYPRERYVVVALVDMRSEADLARFERFAAEIGARVDLIAAASGTVRLPEGVLEKGQALVAEHEREAPDAPATGSPGRAVRVELGWPRGLPDGGRHGFTPGQRIRLDGALPAMAARLAEALPDDARRVLVLGFEELMYAPLRLARELEQVVSAEVRFSTTTRSPVLALDDPGYAIRSRIVFPAHDDPDDGPGARFAYNVAGGGFDAVVAVVDSTADTPELHAPDGLLARLAAHTPSILLAVVPSYVPARPSTERPSMLPEPLRGPAFSSYAPDEVGWLLQDLSDVTLEAPTEEREEAIQSGGAHYAESLPVEYQPSTQYQELFHAALTTSAARIAEAVGAVTEVVLAERSPRPVLVSLARAGTPVGVLMRRWAQHQHGLDLPHYAVSIVRGRGIDANALRYLAAHHDPADVVFVDGWTGKGAITRELADAIAEFEQAEGVSGFDPEIAVLADPGSCVRTYGTREDFLIPSACLNSTVSGLISRTVLRSDLVGEHDFHGAKFYRELAGSDVSVEFLDVVAAHFPDVAEAARDRAKELLAADRTPTWEGWAAVERISEEYGIHDVNLVKPGVGETTRVLLRRVPWKILARAGAGADLDHVRLLAGQRGVPVEEVGELPYTCVGLIHPKFTRGATGADGKAVTA from the coding sequence ATGAACACCCCTGCGCAGGACCCGAACGACCCCGCACGACCGGCCGGGCCGGACGTGCCGGACCTGCCGTCCGGGGCGAGCGCCCCGGACGGCGGGCAGGGCCAGGGCGCCGTGCCTGACGCGCCCTGGACGGGCTCCTGGGTCGCCGAGCGGCTCGGCGTCGAGCTGGTCGGCGACGAGCGGCTGAGCGGGATGCTCGGTCTCGCGCTCCGGCGCAACCCCAAGCGCGCCCACCTGCTCGTCTCGAACGTGCTGGGCAAGCACGTGCCGCAGTCGCCCTCCGTCGTGCACGGCCAGGGCGTCGCCCTGGGCCGGCGCGTGCGCGACCTGCTGGGCACCGAGGAGGCCCGCGAGGCCGTCGTCCTCGGGTACGCCGAGACGGCCACCGGGCTCGGTCACTCGGTCGCCGACGGGGTGGGTGTCGCCCCCTACCTCCACTCCACCCGCCGTCCCGTCGCCGGTGTCGCGCGCGCCGGCGGCTTTGAGGAGGCCCACTCGCACGCCACCTCGCACCTGCTCCTGCCCGAGCACCCGGACCTGCTCGCCGGCCCCGGACCGCTGATCCTCGTCGACGACGAGTTCTCCACCGGCAACACCGTCCTCAACACGATCCGCGACCTCCACGAGCGCTACCCGCGCGAGCGGTACGTCGTGGTGGCGCTCGTCGACATGCGGTCGGAGGCCGACCTGGCCCGCTTCGAGCGGTTCGCCGCCGAGATCGGCGCCCGCGTCGACCTGATCGCGGCCGCGTCGGGCACGGTGCGTCTGCCCGAGGGCGTCCTCGAGAAGGGGCAGGCACTGGTCGCCGAGCACGAGCGGGAGGCGCCGGACGCCCCCGCCACCGGCAGCCCCGGCCGTGCCGTGCGCGTCGAGCTGGGCTGGCCCCGCGGCCTCCCGGACGGCGGACGGCACGGATTCACCCCGGGCCAGCGAATACGCCTGGACGGCGCCCTGCCCGCGATGGCCGCCCGGCTCGCCGAAGCCCTGCCGGACGACGCCCGCCGCGTGCTGGTGCTCGGCTTCGAGGAGCTGATGTACGCGCCGCTGCGCCTCGCCCGCGAGCTGGAGCAGGTGGTGTCCGCCGAGGTGCGCTTCTCCACGACGACCCGCTCCCCGGTCCTCGCACTCGACGACCCCGGCTACGCGATCCGCAGCCGCATCGTCTTCCCGGCGCACGACGACCCGGACGACGGCCCCGGCGCCCGCTTCGCCTACAACGTCGCGGGCGGCGGCTTCGACGCCGTCGTGGCGGTCGTCGACTCCACGGCCGACACCCCCGAACTGCACGCCCCCGACGGCCTGCTGGCCCGGCTCGCGGCGCACACCCCGAGCATCCTGCTCGCCGTCGTCCCGTCGTACGTCCCCGCACGGCCGTCCACCGAAAGGCCCTCCATGCTGCCCGAGCCCCTCCGCGGCCCCGCCTTCTCCTCGTACGCGCCCGACGAGGTCGGCTGGCTGCTGCAGGACCTCTCGGACGTGACGCTGGAGGCGCCCACCGAGGAGCGCGAGGAGGCCATCCAGAGCGGCGGCGCCCACTACGCGGAGTCGCTGCCGGTGGAGTACCAGCCGAGCACCCAGTACCAGGAGCTGTTCCACGCGGCCCTCACCACCTCGGCCGCCCGGATCGCCGAGGCCGTCGGCGCCGTCACCGAGGTCGTCCTCGCCGAGCGCTCCCCGCGGCCAGTCCTCGTCTCCCTCGCCCGGGCCGGCACACCCGTCGGCGTCCTGATGCGCCGCTGGGCCCAGCACCAGCACGGCCTGGACCTGCCGCACTACGCCGTCTCCATCGTCCGCGGCCGCGGCATCGACGCCAACGCGCTGCGTTATCTCGCCGCCCACCACGACCCGGCCGACGTCGTGTTCGTCGACGGCTGGACGGGCAAGGGCGCCATCACCCGCGAACTCGCCGACGCCATCGCCGAGTTCGAGCAGGCCGAGGGCGTCTCCGGCTTCGACCCGGAGATCGCGGTGCTCGCCGACCCCGGCTCGTGCGTCCGCACGTACGGCACCCGCGAGGACTTCCTCATCCCCTCCGCCTGCCTCAACTCCACGGTCTCCGGGCTCATCTCGCGAACGGTGCTGCGCTCCGACCTGGTCGGCGAACACGACTTCCACGGCGCGAAGTTCTACCGCGAACTCGCCGGGTCCGACGTCTCCGTCGAGTTCCTGGACGTCGTCGCCGCCCACTTCCCCGACGTCGCCGAGGCGGCCCGCGACCGGGCGAAGGAGCTGCTCGCCGCCGACCGCACCCCCACCTGGGAGGGCTGGGCCGCCGTCGAGCGCATCAGCGAGGAATACGGCATCCACGACGTCAACCTCGTCAAGCCGGGCGTCGGCGAGACCACCCGGGTGCTGCTGCGCCGGGTCCCCTGGAAGATCCTGGCGCGCGCCGGAGCGGGCGCCGACCTCGACCACGTCCGGCTGCTCGCCGGACAGCGCGGGGTGCCCGTCGAGGAGGTCGGCGAACTCCCCTACACCTGCGTGGGGTTGATCCACCCGAAGTTCACGCGCGGCGCGACCGGTGCCGACGGCAAGGCGGTGACCGCCTGA
- a CDS encoding HAD family hydrolase produces the protein MSAPKVLVASDLDRTLIYSSAALALTMPDARAPRLLCVEVHESKPLSYMTETAAGLLTELGDLAHFVPTTTRTRKQYQRINLPGPAPEFAICANGGHLLVDGVSDLDWHRSVMDRLASECAPLAEIREHLADTADPVWVRKHRIAEDLFAYLVVERELLPEQWVKDLAVWAENRGWTVSLQGRKIYAVPKPLTKSAAVREVARRTGAVLTLGAGDSLLDADLLLVADRGWRPGHGELAEADWTAPAITALPERGVAAGERILREFVHACAAPELA, from the coding sequence ATGTCCGCGCCCAAGGTGCTCGTCGCCAGCGACCTCGACCGCACGCTCATCTACTCCTCGGCCGCGCTCGCGCTGACCATGCCGGACGCGCGGGCGCCCCGGCTGCTCTGCGTCGAGGTGCACGAGAGCAAGCCGCTGTCCTACATGACGGAGACGGCCGCCGGGCTGCTCACCGAACTCGGCGACCTCGCGCACTTCGTGCCCACCACGACCCGCACCCGCAAGCAGTACCAGCGCATCAACCTGCCCGGTCCGGCACCCGAGTTCGCGATCTGCGCCAACGGCGGACACCTGCTCGTCGACGGGGTCTCCGACCTCGACTGGCACCGGAGCGTCATGGACCGGCTCGCCTCCGAGTGCGCGCCGCTCGCGGAGATCCGGGAGCACCTCGCGGACACCGCGGACCCGGTCTGGGTGCGCAAGCACCGGATCGCCGAGGACCTGTTCGCCTACCTGGTGGTGGAGCGGGAACTGCTTCCCGAGCAGTGGGTGAAGGACCTGGCCGTCTGGGCGGAGAACCGCGGCTGGACGGTCTCGCTCCAGGGCCGCAAGATCTACGCCGTGCCGAAGCCGCTCACCAAGAGCGCGGCCGTGCGGGAGGTCGCCCGCCGCACCGGCGCCGTCCTCACCCTGGGTGCCGGCGACTCGCTGCTCGACGCGGACCTGCTGCTCGTCGCGGACCGCGGCTGGCGCCCGGGTCACGGCGAGCTGGCCGAAGCGGACTGGACGGCACCGGCGATCACCGCGCTGCCCGAGCGGGGCGTCGCGGCGGGGGAGCGGATCCTCCGCGAGTTCGTGCACGCCTGCGCCGCACCCGAACTCGCCTGA
- a CDS encoding FmdB family zinc ribbon protein: MPRYEYRCRTCGDTFELSRPMAESAAPAACPAGHDDTVKLLSTVAVATGGSASAPAPAPGAGGGGGGCCGGGCCG, from the coding sequence ATGCCTCGCTACGAGTACCGCTGCCGGACCTGCGGCGACACCTTCGAACTCAGCCGTCCGATGGCCGAATCGGCCGCTCCGGCGGCCTGCCCGGCCGGTCACGACGACACGGTCAAACTCCTGTCGACGGTCGCCGTCGCCACCGGCGGTTCGGCGTCCGCGCCGGCTCCCGCGCCCGGTGCGGGCGGCGGCGGAGGCGGGTGTTGCGGCGGAGGTTGCTGCGGCTGA
- a CDS encoding transglycosylase domain-containing protein, whose amino-acid sequence MVDPIGAHRPGGTRRKPQPTPLSRLATRLAPLAPLGRRLKPAYPRPGRAGWRRWMPSWRQWLGALALSIGLSGSLLVIAYAATDIPQNLNTYATQQDNVYFWADGTPMARTGWVRRQAMPLKDIPPDVRSAVLAAENESFYSDPGISVKGITRALVRTVGQGDTQGGSTITQQYVKNVYLNQNRSVSRKFTEAMISLKLDNKLSKDEILEGYLNTSWFGRGTYGLQRASQAYYGKDVSRLNASEGAFLASLLKGAGLYDPTLSEANHKRAVERWSWILDRMVKTGKLSASERATYTKFPEPLEQGRAFDTGKQSDYLVELATQYAKKAGHISDRDFDLGGYQIYTTFDRKREKKLTDTVTEARAKAKKDDPDKAKNAHYGAASIADDGRILAVYGGPDHRTQGYNESNATTVPAGSAFLPFVYAAGLQHGVHKTREGAVTPVTPESVYDGNDGIPVSTPEGPYWDRSGKKVAAHNDGKKDHGQVTLRQALAASVNTPFMQLGMDTGLDKVRATAEASGLLSSSIGPQVPTLSLGSSTPSAIRMANAYATFAADGTHTEPYSVRRVTRNGYRVTLDTPAPHRAMSAEVAREVTEALSDSFRTAHPGAATTTAQVAGKKGTTQDDKAAWYVGTNRDVSTAVVLYRIDLSKSLEPLPLEGIAGTPETDVPYGIWSGAMSPLR is encoded by the coding sequence GTGGTTGACCCGATCGGAGCGCACCGCCCCGGCGGCACCCGCCGCAAGCCGCAGCCAACCCCGCTGTCCCGGCTGGCCACCCGCCTCGCACCCCTCGCGCCCCTCGGCCGCCGCCTGAAGCCCGCCTACCCGCGACCGGGCCGGGCCGGCTGGCGACGCTGGATGCCCTCCTGGCGCCAGTGGCTCGGCGCCCTCGCGCTCTCCATCGGCCTGAGCGGCTCGCTGCTGGTCATCGCCTACGCCGCGACGGACATCCCGCAGAACCTCAACACGTACGCGACCCAGCAGGACAACGTCTACTTCTGGGCCGACGGCACCCCCATGGCCCGTACCGGCTGGGTGCGCCGCCAGGCCATGCCGCTCAAGGACATCCCCCCGGACGTCCGCTCGGCCGTCCTCGCGGCGGAGAACGAGAGCTTCTACTCCGACCCCGGGATCTCCGTCAAGGGCATCACCCGCGCCCTGGTGCGCACGGTCGGCCAGGGCGACACCCAGGGCGGCTCGACGATCACCCAGCAGTACGTCAAGAACGTCTACCTGAACCAGAACCGTTCGGTGAGCCGCAAGTTCACCGAGGCCATGATCTCCCTCAAGCTCGACAACAAGTTGAGCAAGGACGAGATCCTTGAGGGGTACCTCAACACGAGCTGGTTCGGGCGCGGCACCTACGGTCTGCAGCGGGCCTCCCAGGCCTACTACGGCAAGGACGTGAGCCGCCTCAACGCCAGCGAGGGCGCCTTCCTCGCCTCGCTCCTCAAGGGCGCGGGCCTCTACGACCCCACCCTGAGCGAGGCCAACCACAAGCGGGCCGTGGAGCGCTGGTCCTGGATCCTCGACCGGATGGTCAAGACGGGCAAGCTGTCCGCCTCCGAGCGGGCCACCTACACGAAGTTCCCCGAACCGCTCGAGCAGGGGCGGGCGTTCGACACCGGAAAGCAGAGCGACTACCTGGTCGAGCTGGCGACCCAGTACGCGAAGAAGGCCGGGCACATCTCCGACCGCGACTTCGACCTCGGCGGCTACCAGATCTACACGACCTTCGACCGCAAGCGGGAGAAGAAGCTCACCGACACCGTGACCGAGGCCCGCGCCAAGGCGAAGAAGGACGACCCGGACAAGGCGAAGAACGCCCACTACGGCGCCGCCTCGATCGCCGACGACGGACGGATCCTCGCCGTCTACGGCGGCCCCGACCACCGTACGCAGGGCTACAACGAGTCCAACGCGACCACCGTGCCCGCCGGTTCGGCCTTCCTGCCGTTCGTCTACGCGGCGGGGCTGCAACACGGCGTCCACAAGACCCGCGAGGGCGCGGTCACACCGGTCACCCCCGAGTCCGTGTACGACGGCAACGACGGCATCCCGGTCAGCACCCCGGAGGGCCCCTACTGGGACCGCAGCGGCAAGAAGGTCGCCGCCCACAACGACGGGAAGAAGGACCACGGGCAGGTCACGCTGCGCCAGGCGCTCGCCGCCTCCGTGAACACCCCGTTCATGCAGCTCGGCATGGACACCGGCCTGGACAAGGTGCGCGCGACCGCCGAGGCCTCGGGCCTGCTCTCCTCCAGCATCGGACCCCAGGTACCCACACTGTCGCTGGGCAGCTCCACACCCAGCGCGATCCGCATGGCCAACGCGTACGCCACCTTCGCCGCGGACGGGACGCACACCGAGCCGTACTCGGTGCGCCGCGTCACCCGCAACGGCTACCGCGTCACCCTGGACACCCCGGCGCCCCATCGCGCGATGAGCGCGGAGGTGGCCCGCGAGGTCACGGAGGCGCTCTCCGACTCCTTCCGCACCGCCCACCCGGGCGCCGCAACCACCACGGCGCAGGTGGCGGGCAAGAAGGGCACGACGCAGGACGACAAGGCGGCCTGGTATGTCGGCACGAACCGTGACGTCTCGACCGCGGTGGTCCTCTACCGCATCGACCTGTCCAAGAGCCTCGAACCGCTTCCCCTCGAAGGGATCGCCGGCACACCCGAGACCGACGTCCCGTACGGCATCTGGTCCGGCGCGATGAGTCCGCTGCGCTGA
- a CDS encoding DUF4097 family beta strand repeat-containing protein, which yields MARTPARARTLRAAGVGGVVLAVVAVATACGASAGDDKDPDHRSFALHGRTLTVDSDDSSLDLVVSDSAKSDEVQVTRWFQGHVTVGGDPKVTWAMKGDDRLVLRMKCSGVIADCSARHRIVVPRGVAVKVRDGDGGVSARGFAEALTIRTADGSVRVSDSSGPLDLRSADGSIQALGVDARNVRARTEDGSVRLELASVPDLVDSRTADGSVSIVLPHAGYRVTTGSGDGSVHVDVPRDASSTHRVSAHTGDGKITVRTAN from the coding sequence ATGGCTCGTACACCTGCCCGTGCCCGGACCCTTCGTGCCGCCGGCGTCGGGGGTGTCGTGCTGGCGGTCGTCGCCGTCGCCACCGCGTGCGGCGCGTCCGCCGGGGACGACAAGGACCCCGACCACCGTTCCTTCGCGCTGCACGGCCGGACCCTGACCGTCGACTCGGACGACTCCTCGCTCGATCTCGTCGTGTCGGACTCCGCGAAGTCGGACGAGGTCCAGGTCACCCGGTGGTTCCAGGGCCACGTCACCGTCGGCGGGGACCCGAAGGTGACCTGGGCGATGAAGGGCGACGACCGGCTCGTCCTGCGGATGAAGTGCTCCGGCGTGATCGCCGACTGCTCCGCCCGCCACCGGATCGTCGTGCCGCGCGGCGTGGCTGTGAAGGTACGGGACGGGGACGGAGGAGTGAGCGCCCGGGGCTTCGCCGAGGCCCTGACCATCCGTACGGCCGACGGATCCGTGCGGGTCAGCGACTCCTCGGGACCGCTCGACCTGCGCAGCGCCGACGGCTCCATCCAGGCGCTCGGCGTGGACGCCCGGAACGTGCGCGCCCGTACCGAGGACGGCTCCGTACGGCTCGAACTCGCCTCCGTACCCGATCTGGTGGACTCCCGGACCGCCGACGGTTCCGTGTCGATCGTGCTGCCCCACGCCGGCTACCGCGTGACGACGGGCAGCGGTGACGGCTCGGTCCACGTGGACGTGCCGCGTGACGCCTCCAGCACGCACCGTGTCTCGGCTCACACGGGCGACGGAAAGATCACGGTGCGAACCGCGAACTGA
- a CDS encoding tyrosine-type recombinase/integrase: MPNSKRRRRRFGSVRKLPSGRFQARYRGPDGLMRTADTTFATQTDADRWLVKQEAKILDGDWTNPDVKIAFGDFAQSWFKDRDYAATTRERNAGVLNRHILPTFRTIPLREITTPQVRRWRTDLLDAGVGPATVSKAYQVLRAVMNTAVDDGLIERNPCRVKGAGTVTHTERPFLSVPEVYRLADAVPPHCRALVLLAAFAALRFGELAALQRRDIDLEARTVSVRRSYAETRTEGLTVKAPKSAAGVRTVAFPASIVPELAQHLAEHAEAGRTGLVFVGARGGVLRRNNFRRIWLRALTATGLGDVHFHDLRHTGNTLAATGGATTRELMHRMGHSSVRAALVYQHLVNGRDHQIADYVDGQIKKVKRPPHGPSGT, translated from the coding sequence ATGCCTAACTCCAAGAGGCGCCGTCGCCGCTTCGGCTCCGTGCGCAAGCTGCCCTCTGGCCGCTTCCAGGCCCGCTACCGGGGTCCGGACGGTCTGATGCGGACGGCTGACACGACGTTCGCGACGCAGACAGATGCGGACCGCTGGCTCGTCAAGCAAGAGGCCAAGATCCTCGACGGTGACTGGACGAACCCGGACGTGAAGATTGCGTTCGGTGACTTCGCGCAGTCGTGGTTCAAGGATCGTGACTACGCGGCCACCACACGAGAGCGCAACGCCGGCGTGCTCAACCGGCACATCCTGCCGACGTTCCGCACGATCCCCCTCCGGGAGATCACCACTCCGCAGGTACGGCGCTGGCGTACAGACCTCCTCGACGCCGGGGTTGGGCCGGCCACCGTCTCCAAGGCGTACCAAGTCCTACGGGCCGTCATGAACACCGCCGTGGATGACGGGCTGATCGAACGCAATCCGTGCCGGGTCAAGGGCGCGGGCACGGTCACCCACACCGAGCGGCCGTTCCTCTCCGTGCCCGAGGTGTACCGGCTCGCCGACGCGGTCCCCCCTCACTGCCGCGCCCTGGTGCTCCTGGCCGCGTTCGCCGCACTCCGCTTCGGCGAGCTGGCCGCGCTCCAGCGCCGGGACATCGACCTGGAGGCCCGAACCGTCTCCGTCCGCCGTTCGTACGCCGAGACCCGAACCGAAGGCCTCACGGTCAAGGCGCCCAAGAGCGCTGCGGGTGTCCGCACCGTGGCGTTCCCGGCCTCGATCGTGCCCGAGCTGGCGCAGCACCTGGCCGAGCACGCAGAGGCCGGCCGGACTGGGCTCGTCTTCGTCGGCGCCCGCGGCGGTGTTCTGCGGCGGAACAACTTCCGGCGGATCTGGCTCCGCGCGCTGACCGCGACCGGTCTCGGTGACGTCCACTTCCACGATCTCCGGCACACCGGGAACACCCTCGCCGCGACCGGCGGCGCCACCACCCGTGAGCTGATGCACCGCATGGGCCACTCGTCGGTGCGGGCCGCGCTGGTCTATCAGCACCTCGTCAACGGGCGTGATCACCAGATCGCCGACTACGTGGACGGTCAGATCAAGAAGGTGAAGCGGCCTCCGCACGGACCATCTGGCACGTGA
- a CDS encoding helix-turn-helix domain-containing protein, whose translation MKERYLSVDQVAEVLGTSARFPRRLIAERRITFVKVGRHVRIPESAVDAYITEHTVEPITVRASRLKAVA comes from the coding sequence ATGAAAGAGCGATACCTCAGCGTCGACCAGGTGGCCGAAGTCCTCGGCACCTCCGCGCGCTTCCCCCGTCGGCTGATAGCCGAGCGACGCATCACCTTCGTGAAGGTCGGTCGGCACGTCCGCATCCCGGAGAGTGCCGTGGACGCCTACATCACGGAGCACACCGTGGAGCCGATCACGGTCCGTGCCTCGCGCCTGAAGGCGGTGGCCTGA
- the repSA gene encoding replication initiator protein RepSA — protein sequence MNLATQLDPTTLGDLLRVASADDFDRWHEQIRRTGGCADPIHLTGWTLSKDKTTGETLHHYSTESEPGGRLRVACGNRRASRCPSCAWTYAGDTYHLIRAGLAGDDRRDIPSTVRDHPRVFATLTAPSFGPVHNRPERGICRCGTRHPADDPTLGTALDPATYDYAGAVLFNNQAGDLWQRFTTRLRREVAARAGLTRSELSAHVRVSYGKVAEFQKRGALHFHAVIRLDGPDGPDTPPPSWASAGLLTDAIHAAAAHSYTSVSAPAVQDEPARTFRWGTQLDVRPVKAFGDGSDITEQAVASYVAKYATKAAENTGSLDRRIGELSELDRHEIPDHTRRLIEACKHLDPLYPERRLWAWAHMLGFRGHFSSKSRRYSTTLGELRQARADFRAAQERQALGLDDREPDTVLVLADWQYAGHGHTPGESALAATVARDLQHNRETAREALHDQLAPEGAAA from the coding sequence TTGAACCTCGCAACCCAGCTCGACCCGACCACCCTCGGCGATCTGCTGAGGGTGGCTTCGGCCGACGACTTCGACCGCTGGCACGAGCAGATCCGCCGCACCGGCGGCTGCGCCGACCCCATCCACCTCACCGGCTGGACCCTCAGCAAGGACAAGACCACCGGCGAGACCCTCCACCACTACTCGACCGAATCCGAGCCGGGCGGACGGCTGCGGGTCGCGTGCGGCAACCGCCGGGCCTCCCGCTGCCCGTCCTGCGCCTGGACGTACGCGGGCGACACCTACCACCTGATCCGCGCGGGCCTGGCGGGCGACGACCGCCGCGACATCCCCTCCACCGTCCGCGATCACCCCAGGGTCTTCGCCACGCTCACAGCCCCGTCCTTCGGCCCCGTCCACAACCGTCCCGAGCGAGGCATCTGCCGCTGCGGCACCCGCCACCCCGCCGACGACCCCACCCTCGGCACGGCACTCGACCCGGCCACCTACGACTACGCGGGAGCGGTCCTCTTCAACAACCAGGCAGGCGACCTCTGGCAGCGCTTCACCACCCGACTCCGCCGCGAGGTCGCCGCCCGCGCCGGCCTCACTCGAAGTGAACTATCCGCCCATGTGCGGGTCTCGTACGGCAAGGTCGCCGAGTTCCAAAAGCGCGGCGCCCTCCACTTCCACGCCGTCATCCGCCTCGACGGACCGGACGGACCCGACACCCCGCCCCCGTCCTGGGCGAGCGCCGGCCTTCTCACCGACGCGATCCACGCCGCCGCGGCGCACTCCTACACCTCGGTATCCGCCCCGGCCGTCCAGGACGAACCCGCCCGCACCTTCCGATGGGGAACGCAGCTCGACGTACGCCCCGTGAAGGCGTTCGGAGACGGCTCCGACATCACCGAACAGGCAGTCGCCTCCTACGTCGCGAAGTACGCCACCAAAGCCGCCGAGAACACCGGCAGCCTCGACCGACGCATCGGCGAACTCTCCGAACTCGACCGCCACGAGATCCCCGACCACACTCGCCGACTCATTGAGGCGTGCAAGCACCTCGATCCGCTCTACCCGGAACGGCGGCTGTGGGCCTGGGCTCACATGCTCGGGTTCCGCGGCCACTTCTCCTCCAAGTCGCGTCGGTACTCCACCACCCTCGGCGAACTCCGCCAGGCCCGCGCCGACTTCCGCGCCGCACAGGAACGCCAAGCCCTCGGCCTGGACGACCGCGAGCCGGACACCGTCCTCGTCCTGGCCGACTGGCAATACGCCGGCCACGGCCACACCCCCGGCGAATCCGCCCTCGCCGCCACCGTCGCCCGCGACCTCCAGCACAACCGCGAAACAGCACGCGAAGCCCTGCACGACCAACTCGCCCCGGAAGGAGCCGCCGCATGA
- a CDS encoding diguanylate cyclase domain-containing protein: MPSNWCGRHGIAGRLGGDEFVAVVDPLAGAQLGDLSRDLHRPFLHAGQMLPLAASLGSCRLADLPTRTLPDALAAADAAMYAAKGRATRRGQRPASA; encoded by the coding sequence TTGCCGTCCAACTGGTGCGGGCGGCACGGCATCGCTGGACGGCTCGGAGGTGACGAGTTCGTCGCCGTCGTCGATCCCCTCGCTGGGGCCCAGCTGGGGGACTTGAGCCGCGATCTGCACCGGCCCTTCCTCCACGCCGGACAGATGTTGCCGCTCGCCGCCTCGTTGGGCTCGTGCCGCCTTGCCGACCTGCCCACCCGCACGCTCCCCGACGCCCTGGCCGCTGCCGACGCTGCCATGTACGCGGCCAAGGGACGCGCCACCCGCCGCGGGCAACGCCCCGCCTCCGCCTGA